In Scatophagus argus isolate fScaArg1 chromosome 5, fScaArg1.pri, whole genome shotgun sequence, a genomic segment contains:
- the LOC124058743 gene encoding olfactory receptor 52K1-like, translated as MENVSSHKHFILNGFNELGALRPVLFIPFSIMFVVSLSANSLLLYVVISQRSLHSPMCILIAGMAFVDLSYPLFFVPHMLLNFLFDWRGISLLGCLVQMHFIHFVGTFQSTLLVWMAIDRYFAICTPLYYHECMALPRFLKFIIPLVVRNAILITLLVSLAGTLSFCADNVMNHCFCEHMALVELACGSTAINNLTGLMTIFLNPVADFIFIAASYGVIFNSVIKSSKSSVKALHTCITHIVVITVTLTIALVAFLSYRIRNHLPVAIRVFFSTMYLLFPSCFNPMIYGIRTAEIRQQILKMLTYCHQTAPHY; from the coding sequence ATGGAGAACGtctcctcacacaaacactttattCTCAATGGTTTCAACGAACTCGGAGCTCTGAGGCCCGTCCTCTTCATCCCATTTTCCATCATGTTCGTTGTGTCGTTGTCAGCCAACTCCCTGCTGCTGTATGTTGTCATTTCTCAGAGGAGCCTCCACTCACCGATGTGCATCCTCATCGCTGGCATGGCGTTTGTGGACCTGAGCTACCCCCTGTTTTTTGTCCCTCACATGCTGCTGAACTTCTTGTTCGACTGGAGGGGAATCTCTCTGCTCGGCTGCCTGGTTCAGATGCACTTCATTCACTTTGTGGGAACTTTTCAATCCACACTGCTGGTATGGATGGCCATAGACCGCTACTTTGCCATCTGCACACCACTTTACTACCATGAATGCATGGCTTTACCAAGATTCCTCAAGTTCATAATCCCACTGGTGGTCAGAAACGCCATCCTGATCACACTGCTTGTGAGTCTGGCAGGAACACTGTCATTTTGTGCTGATAATGTGATGAACCACTGTTTCTGTGAGCACATGGCCTTGGTGGAGCTGGCCTGTGGAAGTACAGCCATCAACAACCTGACTGGGCTAATGACTATTTTCCTAAATCCCGTAGCAGATTTCATCTTTATTGCTGCATCGTATGGGGTGATTTTTAACTCTGTGATCAAGTCCAGCAAGTCAAGCGTCAAAGCACTTCACACCTGCATCACCCACATCGTGGTCATTACTGTCACTCTGACCATCGCACTTGTGGCTTTCTTGTCATATCGGATCAGAAATCATCTTCCTGTAGCCATTCGGGTCTtcttcagcaccatgtacctGCTGTTCCCGAGCTGTTTCAACCCAATGATTTACGGCATCAGAACCGCTGAGATCCGACAGCAGATCCTGAAAATGCTTACATACTGTCACCAGACTGCACCCCATTATTAA